The Branchiostoma floridae strain S238N-H82 chromosome 6, Bfl_VNyyK, whole genome shotgun sequence genomic interval ATGATGCTGTTGGAAGTAGCCTGTGTTtgcacaatctctcgctggctggggttaatagCCCCCTCCCCGCGGTGGTGAcaactgtaaggccggccgctaggagcgcgaatTTAGTCAGACTACTGTTTGAAGTAATTGACAGCGGATTCGCTTTCAGGCCGACAAAGTAGTATTTTTGGTTATATAGTCAGGCTACACAACGGTGGGTCAAAGTAAAGAATATCTTCTTTCCCACAAGATTTACCTATAAACtgataaaaatgtcaatacgcaaAGGACTTGAATATACACAATTGTGTGACTGATCCTTAAGTTACACCAATACAACTGAACTTTTAAATCATTGCAATGTATATTTCATATCAATACTATCTAATACATTTTGCTCAGTGATTCAACAGAAATTTTAAAATAACACAACCAGTTAACCTTCTGTCATGGTTCTTTGTGAACTTTCCCCCTTCAAGTAAGCCATAAccaaaggaaaacatacatCCTCTGAAATGTAGATTTGGCCtcaatggttttattttttgcatcatTACATAGACTGTATAGTTGTCTGATTTGGTCCTACATGTTCCTAGTAGGCAGAATTCTGTATCAATTCATTTAAAAGTtaccaagaaaaaaatgcaacaaactgtggaaaaaaaaagaatttttctttaaaaaaaggcaaTCTTTCAGTTATCCATAAATTCAACACACAATTCCTTTCAGGATTTGGCAAATATTGTGATATTTCCGAATTCTAATTCAAAGTCAATGGCACaattacatcatgtacatgattCACATTTCGAAACTACAAATTTACAACAATCTGGCCGCAACGCCCTCTTATATACAGTGCATTACTTCTAGCACTCGTTGGTGGCCTCTAAGACGCCATCCTCCCCAGGTGCTAAGTTCAAGTGTGTTACGATGAAGGCTTGTGTGGGCTGTAAGACCTCCGCCCCTCCCATGTTGATCTGTACCACACTGTTATCACTCGCCACAAATGTCTGCACCATGCCAGAGGGCGTGGATATACCTATTCCTGTGGGCACCACGCTATCCTGTAGATGTGCGTCCCCACCCGGCTGAGAGTTCGCAGTCTGTTGGTTTGTCTGGAGCTGTTGTAACGAGTTGTTTCCATTGACACATTCCTGTTCGTTCTGTGGGGTACTCTGGCACGCATCGCCCCCTCCTTCACTTTGCAAGTGAGCTTTGATGATATCTAAGTCTGTGTTGGTGGTGTCTGCGGCTTTGCCCTGGTTTTTACGTGGCCGACCTACGCCTCTTTTCCTCCTGTTACCCACGGCCTCTTTCATGGCAGCCGTCAGCTTCCTGGTTCGCCCGTGCTTGCTCTTCGACACGACAACGTCGTCTTCGCTGCCCTCGGGTCGACAGCGGTGGTCTCGGAGGTACTTCTCCCTGGCGAAACCTTTTCTACAGGTGTTGCATCTGATGGGGTAGTTGTCAGAGTGCATGCGCTCGTGCTCCTGTGTGAATAAATAGACAAATAGACTTTCATTACTGAGTCAAGTATATCAAAATGCAAGGACTGTTGGTCTTACAAAACACTGTTGATCAAAGTCAGTGTGAACAAACTGCCAACAGGTTAAACATACCATTTTCTAAACTTATGTATATCGCATGCTGTAATAGCAGAAAGATAAGTTTACATAGACATAAACTTCAGATATAGAAGGTAAAATGACTGGATAATGTGCATCAAGTGAAAGATATGTAAACTTCAGTGTATGCATAAATGGTCATATGGCAAACCATTGAAGTTATCTCAAAAACATTGAGCAAAACTGAACAGAAAAACAGCCTTGACTAAAAtcacgctcctagcggccggccctacagttgccaccaccttGGAGAGTGGGTCAGTAACCCAAGCCAGCGAGAGGTTGTGTAAGCACAGGCCAAACAGAAAGAGAGACTGAACCAAAGTTGCCCACCTGTAAATGTGGCTTCCTACTGAAGGATTTGCCGCAGTCTTTACACTTGAAGGGCTTGATGCCTGAGTGGGAGATTATGTGAGCCTTCAGCTTGTCCGGCCGATTGAACTCCTTAGTGCAGCCGGTGTGCGTCTTGAACGGACACTTGTACTTCTTCACGGGGTCGTGGATGAGCATGTGACGTTTCAACTTGTCCTTGCGGTTGAAGGTGGCGTTGCACTGCGTGCagctgtagggtttctcccccgtgtggATGAGTGCGTGCATCTTCAGGTAGTGCTCTGTCTTGAACCGCTTATCGCACACATTGCAGACATGGTCGCCCATGGTTCCGTGCGTCGGGAGGTGGCGCCGGAGATACCTCTCACAGGGGAACACTTTGTCGCAGTGCGGGCACGAATAGTTGTGACTGGACGTGGCGAGGTGGTGGTCCAACGCCTCGGGCGAAGCGTACTTGTTCATGCACTTGGGGCAGCGGAAGTACCTGGGGCCCGGCCGCGGGCCCTGGTTGGGGTAGAGACTGTGGGAGTACTGGTGCACGCCCAGCTCGTACAGGGAGGGGAACTGTTTGTTGCACATGTGGCAGCGGTACGTCATCTCCTCCTCGTGAGACTTGGTGTGCTCCAGGAAGGCCTCCAGGTCGTGGAACATGCTCCCACAGGACTTGGTGATGCACTTGTAGACCTGGAGGTGGGGAACATGTCTGTCAGCTACTCAAAAAAAGTTGTGGTCTCACATCCATTCAATTTCTTTTACATGcttgaacatgtacattttgtacatcaaattTCTGACTTTGTTGCAAAAATGATATCTACAagaattttatttatttacctcATCAGAACTTTCAAATCTGTGAATTTGAATTTATTACAATTTTTGTGAAGTTTTTGCTTTAGCTTCTATACTATAGCAACAACAGGTCAGGTCAACAACACTACATTCAAATATCTTGGCAATATGTTACAGTAGTGAGTAGATAGTATCTCATTCTGGTGCAGACTATGTCAAATCAACTGACATCTTTTGCACCACAATCACACCAAAACTACAGAGCTCAGGCCTGAAGAGTGACAGGGGTGCAAAAGATGTTGGTTCACTTGAAGATAAGCTTGCCTCCATATACCTTAGCCTGTTAGTATTTCTTACTAAAGACGAACTTCTAGCAACAATTCTATTGGTCAGGCCTCTCAAGGAGGCTCAAGGGCAATAGTTACATGCATATTATTTTATTGAAATCCCTACCTGTTGGTTTTTGTGCTGAGTCATGTGAGACTTTAGCTGGAAGTAGGTTTTGAAGGTAGCCTGGCAGTAATGGCACTGGTACGAGTTGTTGATGATGACCTTGATCTCATCGGACTCTGCTGTCTCATCTTTGGCACTGTCACTCTCCTTGGAATCGTCATCCCCCATGTCTCCATTCCCCTTGTCCTCTGTGTGGAGAAAATACTATGTACTagtttgtttgctttgcatGATTGTTAAAATTGCCTGATGGTTGAAGGCATAACATATTTTTACGATTTTGCATTGCTGCATGTGACAGACATGGGCAGGGCAATGGGATTGGTCCATTCCAATAAAAATCTGTTTCTTACTCTATACTCTAATGTCCATTTCCCCAAATGGGTACTTACCTTGTTCTGGAAGGTTGCTCCCAACATTCTCTGCGGGAGCCACCACGGAATCCCCGTTCTGATCCTCTAGTGCCTTCTCCACGATGATGGGGTTCTTGGGCAGGGTACAGGCTGTGCCTGATGGCCACACCTTAACGACCATTGACACAGATAACCATGGTCTGTAGAAANNNNNNNNNNNNNNNNNNNNNNNNNNNNNNNNNNNNNNNNNNNNNNNNNNNNNNNNNNNNNNNNNNNNNNNNNNNNNNNNNNNNNNNNNNNNNNNNNNNNTAACTTTAGCATTATGGAGAACCCATTTTCCAGGTACTGTACATCTAGCAATCattatgttttattttccaGTTCTCAAGGTGCAAATTTATGACACTCTAAATATGCATTTCAATCTATTACCACTGTACATTAGAATTGCTTCAACTACCacacagggataaacaagtccactagccctattgtccagggcaagtgaaagtgctgttcgggcaagtgcatgtccgaTCGggcattgattttagtgcaattttgatatacttgttactttttacagtcatgacatcaagcacttgtctacagagaataccattgctggaagtaaaaatgcatatactagtaacagtgacatttgaattttgggcaagtgaaaaattggttcgggcaagtacattttttatgtgcttgcccgataggacaagtggattttagaaaacttgttcaaccctgaccACATACAACACTGCAAAGACATTTAGTGCTTGCCGATATAGATGGATCAGATTCTACAGTACTTTTTTTACTGTACAGTTTCCCAAGATTGCCTAAACTGAAGAAAACACATAGAAGACGACCCACTAccttgtgtgtttgcatgtgctTCTTCACGTTAGACTTCTGCGCGAACGCCCGTCCGCACACGATACACTGGAACGGCTTCTCTCCCGTGTGGCTGCGGATGTGCTGCTGGAGGTCAAAGTTCTTGGAGAACATCTTGTCGCAGTACGTGCACTTCAGCTTCCCCTGTTTCTTTGCCCCGCCCTGGCCGCCTCCCCCTGACTTGGAGCGACGTTTGGGAGTGCTCTGCGACACGTTCTGAATCTGTACGTCGGTGATGATATTGATGTTGTTGGGAACTGGGGGATTTTTCGCAGGTGACGCTCTCATCGGTACTGGTTGTTGCGGCATCatcacatgttgttgttgttgctgttgttgtggCTCTGCTACACGGACTGTCACTGGTTGTACCTGGGCAACAACAGATACATGATGTAATAACTGCAGCCATGTGTATACTATGTTAAATAGTATGTTTATCAGTATGTAAAACCCTATTGTTGTGCCTGACCTAGTGAATTGCTTCATACTGTGCCTCTTTCTTTGGCAAATCTTGTAAGAATCTTTAATAGCTACAAACTTACGTTTGCGCAAATTATTATCTTCTAATGacctgtagtaattagaaaatgattgCTTTCATCTAATTACAAAAAAATCCTAATAACTATATATCATTAGAAGATATCAATTTGTGCaaacgtgagtttgtagctatcatcattatgcacatgacaAACATAGTTTCACTGCAGTGGTATGttccaaagtgctgtattttctcatagaaaaaaaataatagtaCGGTCAATAAAACCTGATAAAGTCATccatatggtaaaaaaaatcagatttacaATTCTTTCATAccaatctattttttttttttattctgttttctttagccagggtgaCCCAACTCAGTGTAAGAAAGTCACctctttacagtggggccctagattacacaaagtacatgtcATATCgacaatacataacatacaaataatatatacaaaagacCGTTATCCATAATCATTCCGgtcgtgaggtcagaggtcaatgtTCGTtgcggctccattctttcttaattcattaatgagagaacaatggaaggtcaaaatgccaatttagccaggtgaAATACCATAAGATACTAGAGCAAAAGTTATGGCTACCTGAAAGGTCTGTCCAGGTATGGTAGAGGTGAGGACAGCAGTGTTCACACTGTTCATCCCCTGCAGACTGGTGCTGGGCATGGGGCGGGGCTGCGACACCTGAGAACACAACAGGTGAGTTAGCACTTTCACCTGGACATTGTGTATCAAAACTTGTGTAAAAATACAATATCTCCATTAGACTTGGGACCAAGGCTAACATTTCTTGAATTGAGTGGTAGGTTACAAGCTCAGGGTATACTGTAAAATGGGAGTTCTCAAATTCCCCTTCCCCTTCAACATTGAAACCCTGCATGGGTTTTACAGTTGGACTGCAAACGTTAAGGAATGCAACCCTTTTTAGTAGAATGCATGTTTGGTGAGTAACACAGCTGGTATTCAATCTCATGACTTCTTGGTCCAGAAGCAGGGTGAACTGTACTACACATGCTACTGAATGTCTGTTCTTTAGATATCAAACCATAACATAATATCATTAATCCCACTCAAATCACACTCAAATGTTCCATAGAAGCATACATAGTCCGGTGGTCAGCGACACTGCCTCTGGAAGTAGAAGCTGTGAGTTCAGCTCTGTTGGTCACCAGACATTcacactactggaaagggttgcagtccttaggacaggatgtTAACCTGTGGTCCCCTGTTCACTGTGATTGtagaaaagagctaggggaatttcaaCAATGAACCTAGTACctgcaaatactgtacataccgTCTGTCTACTTTCTtacaaccagtggaagagtagctcttcagtgagcgaAACTAGATCGATATAagtttcacttttactttcctTACCTGAGCTTGCATGAATGGTCCAGACACCTGAACGTTCCCGCTGTGCATGGACTGGTTGGGACTGGTCTGGATGGTCATGGTCTGGTCCATACTGGACAGGGTGGTCATCAGGATCTCGTCAGCGTTCAGCACCATGTTCTGACTCATGTGTgccaggggggaggggggcaccgcGCTGTAAGCCGCTGCCACCGCTGGGACCGGGGTCTGAAAGGTAATGTTTTAGTTATTTCTTTcagtttcctttttcttttacaaTGATAGCTCTCTCATCAGTGACTAAGCACAGATTACCAGAGAAGCCATGagtacacatatacaaacaagACAACAGTATATATGCATGGGAAGCAAATTACTAAATCATTATCCATACTTGCATAACCGTGCCAGGTTGCAAGGCTTGGAGTTAAGACTAATTAGTAATAAGAGGTCTACTCTTTTGCACAGTGTTTGGAATGTATGGATGGAGCAGATTTTACATGTAGCAGAAGTGAATTCCAGCTCATTGCACCTCAATAAGCAAATGTCCTGACTTTTGGCAATCGCAAAGATTGGTtcaggtgttgttttttttaatggctcAGCCAAGCGAGGACAAAAATAACGGAACAGTCTGCAACTCACATCCTCCAAATATCACTGGACTGTGGTAGGCTCAAATGCTGGCAAGACTTCATCCTTTCATAACACAGTGATATTTCAAGGCACCTTCATTTCACTTTAAACAGGCCTTAGGCAGTTTACAGGTAGATCAACCTGTGTGTCGTAACACACTGTATGTGAACCAGGAATTATTATCACAGTGTGGGACAAAAAGGTATCAAACGGATTTCTCCAGCTTTTaatttttccgtcccactcattgtctGAGAGCCGATGTTGTTGATTCTCGCTGTTTCATTTGTCATTTCGTAAGCTTGCAAAGATACATTTTCACTGGTTTTAAGTCATGAAGCCCAGATTTTTTGGACACATAGGATGACATTTTTGTCTATTCCaataagcaaatttccatcccaagACAGGTCCAGGAAACAGTCCTAGTATAAATCTGGGCAAATGACATCAATGTCTGCCTaatcataaaaaaaagaaaccaaaTTTCAATGTATGTCTAATCATAGAAAAGAAACCAAATTCTGTATACCCTCATTCCACTAGCACGGTGCTCTTGCCACACTCTGCGACcaaaaaatttgacagattgctcaacgaattttatagaAAAAGAACAAATCTCTTTATGCTTTGTgcattttgctgttttttcagtcacacttttaaaTTTTGCATGATAGCAAGAATGAAATCAAGGTTACACACATCCCTCTTAGGTCGCAGTGCAGCGCAATCAACGTCTTGTGAAATGGGGCCTTATGATTAGCAATATACAGTTACTGAGTTAGCAACTTTTCTAACCCTGCCCTTACCATGTTGCTGACCATGCTGACGGGCTGCCTGTTGAGCCCGTGGTGTGGGAGGGAGGTGGTGAAGGCGCTCTGGTTAGGGTTAGATCCCGGGGGAGGAACCACCTGTGTGTGATGTATAAAACAAAACGTTaagtatacattcaagtatacACCTTCTGCTAGTTGAAACACAGGGTAAGGGCATAGAGGATCTAAATTACAGTATAGGGGCCCCCTATGCTCAACTGCACTGTCGAGAACCTTAAGGTGCGCTTCCACCGCAcctgtgtcaagcttgcgtcactgcagggttcgaaagatactcaacgaatgtcagagataaaaaacgaattttctttctttttgtgtatttggtcgtcttctaagtcatgattttatgtattacacaatatctaaattatacaaaatcggagaaaatactAAAACAGTGACatagtgaacgaaccccacagtgacgcaagcttgacacaagtgcggtgggagcgcacctttagatTGCATTTGTCAGAACCAGTATGCTTGGCTAAAAATGCAAGCAGAGCAAAGTCGCATTGCACTTGAAAAACATAATGCTTCACCTCCCTTGAGGATGACTTTGACAAGCTAGACATTGCCATACACTTGTGGAGAAGCCATTGTTGCTTTAAACTCTTTATACCAGTTGGTGATCTGAATATCACCACACCGGTAGGACCACTGCCCAGCTTCTTATCCATGGTCAAAAGGAAGAGGCTGCAGTGGTTTGGACATGTATTTAGATGGAAAGGAACACAATCCTACAAGGAAAAGCAGAAGGAATGCGACCCCGCCAAACATGGATCAGCGATGTAAAGGAGTGGTCAGGAAGGACGACAACCCAGCTGACCATAATGGCTGTAGACTGTTACTGTGTTAGAAGTGGAAAACCTTTTTCAACAGACAGACTGGCCCTATGGCTACCAGCTATGGGactgagtgagagagagtgagtgagatcTGAATGTAGATACAGATGAACCTACAGACCTGACGTACTGGCTGCTGTTGGGGCATGGGCTGGCAGTGTTCCCTTTTGTGGCTCATGAAGGTGGGCAGGCTGGTGAACTGTTTCTTACACTTCCCACACTGGAACACGTCTTCATCATCACCTGGAGCAACAATATCGTCTGGTCACTGCCAATTGTTCAACCATGTAACAGTGGAGTTCAAGCACTGCCAAACTGTGGTTAGGATTTAGCAATTCTCACTGCCAAGTCCCGGGATTGATTCCCAGTGTGGGAAccaatgaaacaaccagaggggcgagtagaaccgaaagaaacaacatcccgactcagccggatcacaaatccaaagTGCAAACCACAACGCCAAAAGCTCAAAGctgttggcatggtcagtttggcagcacttgaaccccactgttacaaccATCTAACTCCAATGAGCATTACATACAACATAATCGCTGAATGAATTACAATTGCTAGAGCACTCAAAGTGGTAGAGCATAATCAGTCAGTACATCCTACTGATTCGTTCCTGTCTAGTGCAAAACAAAGGAAAGTGAAGtcatcattttacagtaaaAGGTTACAGCAAAAATTACGATAATATGACTACTGCAAACATATCAAGAGTTACAGTACCTGGCCCTGCTGTTGGCTCAGCCACCTGACCCTGCTGGGAGTCCAGAAGGGACTGAACAGCCAGTGCTGTCTGGTTGTCCATCGTTACTGCAAAACGGGTACAGGTATAATACATGGTGAGGACTTACTGTTACCGTATAATCTTTTATTTTACTTCACCATTAGAGAGGGATGGAGGTTTTTGCAATGGTCTAAAAAAATCCTGTAGTACAGTACTGCTAGTGGCAGATGATATGTGCATTGTATCTCACTATCTGTGCAGTGTTGACTTGCCTGGTATATTAAATCAAAGAGAAAATCAAACATGGTTTTGCTCCTCACTTGAAACTACTAGTGGAAGACAGGACTTACATtagtaatctccaggcagatttacctgTGGTAATAGATAgttggccaaagggagtcatcagttACTGGGAGCCAAACACACCTGTGGCTGGCTTCACTCCCCTggaagcttttgatactatcttatgctatcataggatctgcttggagattaacatccATTAGAAGAGAGTTGATTTCCCTTGTCTTAAGTTCCTAATTCTTTTCGAGTTACATTGCCTCAACTCAataatcttttaattttttttgctccACATAATcctcaaatatcattttatttttttcgttACAGAGGCAGTCCCTATATATCAAACAGAAGGTGCTTGTTGGGCCAAGAAGCTTGAAACACCAGCCTTCATGGCCTTTATTGACATGTGGACACCCCCGCGAAATTTCGGACAATGGATCAATCCGTAAACAGGATTTTTGGTAGACAGGGTAGCCATCTTGTTCAGAAATAGAAACAGCAATTGGGTTCTTCCCTAGCCAAAGAAATCGCCATCAATTCCGTTTACCGACAACTTGCGGTGTAACCACTGTCTTGGGAAAGTGAAAGGAGATTGGCACGTCTTTGATTTTGGCGAAAGTTTTGCGGACGGAACTCCGATTGGACGGCGAAAGAAAGACGCTTTTCTAATTAACGGCCACACCCGGCAGTTCTTGGTCCAACAGCACCCTTTATGTCAAACAAATCTTTATAAAATAACTTTCTATGCCCTCCCAACCAACTGGACATACAAGTACAACTTAAACATTGAATCTAGGACAAGTTCATTACAGTTGTAGAGTGCAAATAAAGCCAAGCTAGACAAAGGAAGAAATTTGATCGCCATTTTGTTGGCTGTGCCAGCACCCCCTTGGAATGGGGGTTTTTGCCAAAGGCACTTTTCTTGCCATAAAACTGTGATCAAAACGGTACAGATGAACAAATAAGGAACACATTTTATTGAGGAATAGTCAGAGATGAGTTAAAACTTACCTGTTAGCGCGTCAAATAAGGATTGCGCCATCTTTGCCGCTTGGTTTTGGCTCGGCTCGCTCGGGCAAACGACGGCCTTGCCTTGTGATGGCTGGAGGCGCAAAGCACGCCGGGAAATTGTGGAGCTTTGTGGTTCAGGGTCC includes:
- the LOC118417716 gene encoding zinc finger protein 341-like, which gives rise to MAQSLFDALTVTMDNQTALAVQSLLDSQQGQVAEPTAGPGDDEDVFQCGKCKKQFTSLPTFMSHKREHCQPMPQQQPVRQVVPPPGSNPNQSAFTTSLPHHGLNRQPVSMVSNMTPVPAVAAAYSAVPPSPLAHMSQNMVLNADEILMTTLSSMDQTMTIQTSPNQSMHSGNVQVSGPFMQAQVSQPRPMPSTSLQGMNSVNTAVLTSTIPGQTFQVQPVTVRVAEPQQQQQQQHVMMPQQPVPMRASPAKNPPVPNNINIITDVQIQNVSQSTPKRRSKSGGGGQGGAKKQGKLKCTYCDKMFSKNFDLQQHIRSHTGEKPFQCIVCGRAFAQKSNVKKHMQTHKVWPSGTACTLPKNPIIVEKALEDQNGDSVVAPAENVGSNLPEQEDKGNGDMGDDDSKESDSAKDETAESDEIKVIINNSYQCHYCQATFKTYFQLKSHMTQHKNQQVYKCITKSCGSMFHDLEAFLEHTKSHEEEMTYRCHMCNKQFPSLYELGVHQYSHSLYPNQGPRPGPRYFRCPKCMNKYASPEALDHHLATSSHNYSCPHCDKVFPCERYLRRHLPTHGTMGDHVCNVCDKRFKTEHYLKMHALIHTGEKPYSCTQCNATFNRKDKLKRHMLIHDPVKKYKCPFKTHTGCTKEFNRPDKLKAHIISHSGIKPFKCKDCGKSFSRKPHLQEHERMHSDNYPIRCNTCRKGFAREKYLRDHRCRPEGSEDDVVVSKSKHGRTRKLTAAMKEAVGNRRKRGVGRPRKNQGKAADTTNTDLDIIKAHLQSEGGGDACQSTPQNEQECVNGNNSLQQLQTNQQTANSQPGGDAHLQDSVVPTGIGISTPSGMVQTFVASDNSVVQINMGGAEVLQPTQAFIVTHLNLAPGEDGVLEATNEC